A region from the Gossypium hirsutum mitochondrion, complete genome genome encodes:
- the nad4L gene encoding NADH dehydrogenase subunit 4L translates to MDLIKYFTFSMIISILGIRGILLNRRNIPIMSMPIESMLLAVNSNFLVFSVSLDDMMGQSFASLVPTVAAAESAIGLAIFVITFRVRGTIAVEFINSIQG, encoded by the coding sequence ACGGATCTTATCAAATATTTCACATTTTCGATGATCATTTCTATTTTAGGTATTCGGGGAATCCTCCTTAATAGACGAAATATTCCTATTATGTCAATGCCAATTGAATCAATGTTATTAGCTGTTAATTCGAACTTTTTGGTATTTTCTGTTTCTTTGGATGATATGATGGGTCAATCATTTGCTTCATTGGTTCCAACGGTGGCAGCTGCGGAATCCGCTATTGGGTTAGCCATTTTCGTTATTACTTTCCGAGTCCGAGGGACTATTGCTGTAGAATTTATTAATAGCATTCAAGGTTAA